The window cgaCTGTCTTCCTAGTGACATTCTATTTTATTTCCGTaatactcatatggtaccttttactaccccaactcctacCTAAATATTTCCCAGGGATCAAGATGTCATAACTACGAGGCTGAATTCACtttattgggttttactatgtttatcttacacggcCTGcttgactcgtctgtaacctcatgtttagccataactaggctattcctgatcaattactaactactcgttggcccattctcatctcaatattccgcgtaatctttcttgggttatttcctaaGTCCtaacttatgtctcgcactggctccttatttattaatagcAGCTCGGGctggaacctttacttcctctccttgacgtagTACTTACActtgaatcgtagcatatctgtaggatttggataagtgtcatctcattcttttttcattatttttatcgcattcttcctttaccattccatagtcattaaaatcacttaattctgacttaatgccacatcactccatcttccccccttcaggggagtactaagagctgAAGGTATGGtgacctacctatagatgttttacctcttcatttttggcgtcctttcacatcaccgatgacccttactcgccttgcggtaatccttctataccaaggataatgaaattccttattcacgagggtgacacttagtgtaactagcacatatagtcccttaagcttaactttgatcgcattgcttgctttagggaagcatctttctgaacgaccattctctgaattcctCATGAATcctcttctgttgtccattctattatcacaGAAAtgcaaatctgaaattctcatgatgccgactattatcaaatcacttagcCCATAATCCATGTTTAACTCTCCTTTTTGGTAGTTgcattggagtcacgaacttatttctcgaaataaggatataactttatggcctatactcccTTGTTGGCTCAATAAGACGACCggtttaagaattaacgccttgattcccctattaactgcttttcccgtgtTTATTtgtgctattttgatttgtcgggatgttcgattttgagttttggagagttttgggtaGTCCCTAAATAaaagcttaagtgttagaaagttgaccgtagtcagagcagtttgaagacgacctcagaatggaattctgatgattctgttagctccgttgggtgatttcgggcttaggggcttGATTggatggtgttttggaggtcagtagctaatttaggcttgaaatgccgaaaaatcgagttttgaagtttccggttcgatagtgagattttgatccgagggtcggaatggaattccggaagttgaagtagctccgtagtgttgaatgtgacgtgtgtgtaaaattcaggtcattcggatgaggtttaatagacttttttatcgaaagcgtatttttagagttttggaatttttaggcttgaatccgtggttgattcgtcatttcaatgttgttttaggtgttttaaggattggtataagtttggacagtggtattagacttgttggttcctttggttgaggtctcacgggcctcgggatgatttcggatgtttgacagaaggattttggagtttaatgttgcagcttcagctggttttctgtcataaccgcacctgcgagtgtgggaccgcaggtgtggagcTGTAAAAGCGGCATTTGGcatcgcaaaagcggaaatggGGAGGTTCagcaggagccgcagaagcggtagaaTTTTCGCAGGagtggtaccgcatctgcggatggggagtcgcagatgcggaatcaggCTGAGTTAGTGAttgtcgcagatgcggtcccagggccgcagaagcggattaactgggcagaaacatataaatacttgccttcgcgaaatttagctatttttcacctcttttcaaacggaagaagcttggggagcatttttcaagagggattctcagaggagttcattggggtaaggtctttggttcCTAAATTCGTTATTGGAGTGATATTTATCAtcataagcatgaaaaattaaggaaaattagtggtaatttgggggttagggcttgactaattagagacttttgagtgatgatttgagggaccatttgaagtctaattttggtacttttggtatgactgaactcgtgagagtgtgaggattctggaaatgtaaattttacccgattccgagacgttggTCCGatgggcattttggtcattttacctaatttcacgtattattttagaatttaattgtagaatcagttacttgaagtgttatttacattatgcaattgaatttattagatttgggccatttggagtcgagtactcgtggcaagaacattgtttcgagttgattttgagccggttcgaggtaagtggcttccctaaccttgtgtgggggaccttccccttaggatttggtattattgttaattgaaatgccttgtacatgagatgacgagtgcgtacttgtgctaattgttgaaaatgcggttttcattaagtaattacttgTATGTTTCCTTccctgtttatattacttgcacaTTAAGTATGTCGTTAGcgtaggaaagcatgtctaagtgatttaattgctttatttgctcaaactgctttacctgaattctgtgcagcatgctagactagaattacttgttttccttaatatgaaattgatatttgctgaatattttcctgttgctgttgtgtattctcattgggactacagatgtgggattccggtagatcccccttgtctgtttatttaggactacggatgtgggattccagtagatcccccttgtctgtttaatTAGGACTATGGATGCGGGATTCCGGTAGttcccctgcacagttatatgaaaCTACGGGATTGCATCCAGTAAATTCACCAAGTActaggtatttatatttgggactacagatcgggaTTTCAGAGATCCCCACGCACTAATAGTTGGACTACGAGATGGGATCTCGGGAGATCCTTtggatatatatgatggactacgggacggtatcccgggagatccactggatatatgtaattgggactacaggaagGTATCCTTGAAGGTACCCCGATtattatctctgtgttgagttgtatttcttttccatgattattttgtctctgttctagttgttgttgttctttctattctatgttatttcttactgttgcacttaattatattgtCTTATTCTACATTGTTagatcttatattttatttaacctcagtagggccctgaccttcctcgtcactacccgactgaggttaggcttgtcacttactgagtaccgatgtggtgtactcatgccccttctgcgcatgtttttcatgagCAGACCCAGGTACcttgactcagtcctatcacccttgaggcgaggtaACTGTTCCAGTggcttcgaggtatatctgtcgcgtccgcaaaCTGAGGATTCCCTTTCTATTCTCCTTATTGtgttagcccttctgtatttcttttccttgttagatattctggagttagatactaGTAGACATTCCAAGGCTTGTGGATTCATGGGTttttgggttttgggaaaatgtatcggttttaagagttaatattgtgtatgtcgagcgacacttttaaacgctgtttatttactctatttctgttttaaattattttcttcttcgAATTTGGTTTACCtttcgcaatttaggcttacctaatcgtagagactagctgtcgtcacgatggttcacggagggtgaactggggtcgtgatACTCAAGGCCTGTCatctctcatcttttccttcacttgattatggactctgtaatactatcattttttgatctatcattgtcatccatgtaccaGATTTTACTCATattgcttcattaactctcttcttattttcgtgctaatatttttgtctatcactttattctaaaaactcgaacaaaatattcttttgcttttagccccTATTACTCCATCCATCGGTTCCtcgaattgcctaacattttctTTCTACCAGGGATGGGAGCCATACTAACATAATATTtgtcccttcaaggcttccagtgcctatctttgtagtagtcatatctaactgtactattttagagcactatctgggtgtctcataaggagatctgtagacatgtaattttttaccctccccgagattttacatattttagcatttaaatatttagtttaggcttaatatcgctatttcaactagttttgactcttttactttattttgtcttgttatttttagtttatctacctttcataaaattcaaaaatacaaaaatagttgtACTATATTTTCAGGAATATTAGTAGTTTGGcaggaatattattttaattttgcaaTGATTTCAATCTAATtccatttttatcttttagtatgatatttgaaaaataccaaaaaataggtttgttttaacggttagttttattttaataattattttacttaagtaggattaattagtaaataagTAGTATTTATAGTCTTGTTCAAGGAGAAAAAATAAATTTAGGCTCAAACAACCCTTTTTTTAGGCCCAATTTTCGAACCCTTAGCCCATAGATCCAAGCCCAATACCCATAAAACCTCAACACTTTAAAAGGAATCTTCTTCTACATCTTAAAAGCTAGACCTAGCTAAGACAAAAATTCCTACAACAAAAAGAATCGGCAGCCTCCAGAGCTTCTTCGTTAACAACAAAAGAAACGATAGACGTCCCTCCCAACTTCCAAAAAAAAGACTCTCATCCTCACCGTAACTAATTACGTTTTCTGAACTCAATCCAACTTCTCCATAAAAGCTCATCATTAAACAAACACCATCCAAccaaaactaattaaactcataaaaaTCCAATAACACCACCTTGAACAAAGATTGGCAACTATCATTCCTCCCACTACCATGTGAACCTCTGTCAAACAAGCTTCAAGTCTGCTGCTGCGAATTTTCGAATTTGCCGGTGAGATTTTCCGTGTGAGATCGTTATTCACTATTTCCCGCTCGAGATTGTCAAGGTCTGGATCGAGGGTGTCGTCCGAGGTTCGAAGTTCGTGGAATAATTTCATGTTGCTACTATTTTTCGGCTCCTGTTACGCTGTTGTAATTGCTTGAGAGTTTTGGCATGGGAATTAAGTTTCAATCTCCACCATTGTTAGTTGCTCTCATTGTTAGCTTTTTTTTCAATCTCCACAATATTTCGTTGATTTATTTAGTtctaatttgttttattttatttttattgtccGCTAGAGCATGTTTAGGCCGACCACATTTGGGTAGGCTAGTTGTTAAAAGGTTTGGATCGGAATAAGCTTCATCGCACCTTGGGCCTTTAATTGAATGCCAGCATTTTTTTTATCTCAAAGTTAGGAAAGGAACAAATCATGAATATCatagcttgctttaggcacgattaataaatcatcgtgagtatgggtacggttcccatggcatagtcatgatacataaatctaaattcgggtgtgcatttcatgtgacccaaccaCAACTTGAAGTAATGATAAAATAAACATGATGtagatcgcgggtgcatttcatatgacgcggtttgcaatgtgtaccaaaatgacaagtgtacgacaacCGTGACTTGTTACAGAAAATAATTCTATAAAcattaaaagcggttagaaagttaaaaatgcacataggtttaaaacgtatcattaatcagataattaggtcaattaataatagttgagcgaccgtgctaaaatcacggaatctggaaatgcctaacaccttctcttgggttaacaaaattccttacccagatttctgtctTTTACGGACTGcaaaacagagtcaaacttcctcgattcgggatttcaaaaccaatgacttgggacaccataaattatcccaagtgacgactctgaatttgaTATAAATAATCACGTTTcggttattgtcactttaattggaaaaactcccttatccccTTTTAggtaaaaatgaggtgtgacaagatcaattagcacatttacaatatccttcggaaatgtcaactaacgcaaacaatccatccaccatttgggttactctaaccccagccggatccgaATATcacgtccttctcttaaaccatatctgtTAGCTCTCATAGTGCATAACCGAGAagggtgtggccgattgtacatacatctgttattgttgaaggtaactcaaaaatgCTTATACTTCTATGCTTGAATTATAGATAATGTTCATCTCTACTAACTAAGTAcctcgtacccctcttcaccttgcttcttttacttgttgaaacttgtacccTCTGATTCTTTCATTGCTTTCACCCTAGTGgctaggcattcttgccttagagatccttatcaagaagcttgcacATTTTAGTATACACATGATATACTGAATACCTCATCTTTATCCATcctaagcatgatgcaaaaatcgagttcctctgactcaactcttctacggctatatctcttaccaatcaTCTTTCTAGATGTAAACattgtcgtattatgaataagatagagtttaggaaattgagttcttacaactgagctctaccacatgatctagagtaagaagaaagagtgacagtcctaaatgccctgaatcctcctgcttataagtgtggtgcacgacacactcataaacaagactctactagacacggcttgtagactccctaggaccaaactgctctgataccacttttatcacaaCACACACTGATGGGCTACCACAGGTACCcagtaccttacttaaccgagtacatacataacgtatctttcgtatcatactatcataggtaaatgagccagagaagctatcgtgagataagtagaataaaacatggggAAATACTCGACAATGGATGAtccaacatgtaatccaaacttatacatatgacatacgagccaataaggccgacatgatcctttatatactcaaaatatataccgacaaggccatacaagaatCCGtacacatgacatatgtctacaagcatctaagaatacataatatcataaaggtcgagatagagccccgccataccaatcaatgcatgtactaatcatactgactAAATAaacaactctggagcaaatggagtgcacccaCATCTTCctctgagctgatagcctacttggaggactctcgacctgtctatcgggacctgcgggcatgaaaggaaatgtaccgagtatgtaaggcacataaataagtacataaaagacatggaagaaatatagagtacatgacgcAATCTATAAGTCTGGAcaattctgtaaatcatgaaatacttatagtgtcatgcgtatgcgtatgaatatcatgttgtgcataagtacatgtgttcataatattatcaagcctctgagggcatcccatcatatcatctcggccactgtgggcaaaatcatcaacgtataccagctgatcaggtggtggtgcgtatataacgccgtaaccttttcccatatcccatagcCCATATcccacatacatacatatatacatacatacatacatacatacatacacacatacatacatacatacatacatacatacatacatacatacatacatacatacatacatacatacttacatacatacatatacgcgtatataatgccatctggtcatgggtcaatgcacatgtataaatgcgtgaaatgcataagaaatacattaataagattttctcggaatgccataaaaatcaatatgtctttcggataaactttatgaaatacttatttttctgagacccctgaacagaagatataataataattcacatggggaatcaagaatatagacacccctagtatttctatgaatagattcatttataaaaattgtgcatttgctcgtttcatttgtcgtatagatcatgccacaAGGAAGAAGGGGTattcttaacatacctggagactggagtagggaaaaatccgtatgatgttcttggaaaaggttgcacagTACTCCTTTAGAACatcaaaattttacgttgctaacaGTTCTCGTTGGATTTCTTCTATTTGCAAAAATTCACATTTTTGTAGAAAGCCTTAAGAATGGCTAACATTCCATCGCTTCTTATCATTTCATGGTTTAATATTTCTGATTGTGAGAATGGAAAATGGTAAGGATgctaattatcttgattttggaAAGTCTTATGCTCTTCCACTAAAGAGGTCAAGAATTCTTTACGTGTAAAATGAATTTTCACTTAGTCTAGTGACTTATTTGTACAACTTGCCTCATAGTATAATAATAGCTTAATGAGTCATTTTTGGGTTTAAGAGGTTCTTCCACGTGAGTGCCCCATACTTATTCAATTATCCATCTCTTTTTCCTACTCAATCCATTAATTCCCCTACTTgtctaataattaaccaattacccacacaattaagaattatctcaaatttcttaaaatactattcctttttaatacactttatacatcatattatcatggccatacataaataccgagtattatagctgatagtaggctatatagttgatatttacaccttaatatgaccatactttgttgttgttttatagataaattgccaacaaaatactctaaatagtgttcttttgtttagcagagaatattatatgagaggaagcaacatggagtaatttggaggcgataatgtgaagaaaaacgcccactcgagaagtacccaaacacaaagaagcataaatggcaTGGGCAAGAAGGACACCATGACTGTGGTGGCACCGAACCGCGGTAGATTAACAACGTAAGGCAGAAAGGTCAGCATTCACCGCAGTCGACCGCGGTTGGCCATGACCGCGATGCACTGTTTACGCTGCTGGAAAGTTTGAGGACCAAAGTGTAAAATCGGGGaaacttttgtaaaacccttataTTCTTTAGAAACTCAAACAATATTGTGTTAAGCTGATTTTAGACTacttttggaggcaagaacaagagtgagaagatcaaccaaacattagagtttttctatctccttttaattcttgcaattttatattatgaacaatttagtagttttctcttattttaatatgagtagctaaatacttatctagggttgatggaaccaattgttggttaAAGTTTTGACCcaagttgttataatcgagccggatttatgatatgattgttcaactacgtttagtatggtgattaattgaatgggcccttgattaatcgtgtctaattaccttatattgcttgagaaagaatattaggttagatagctgttgaacaacaccacttttgggtaactgaagagattcattacttgaacttaaaagtgggttttgagataacaaaactttggtgggataatttagagttgcataactcttgtcagctagagtagttcgagagaatgctctagtaaattattgtagttgatcgagagataattacgataacccataactcttaatcctcatagagtattatggcgagattatagcggaagagtcaagacctaagctagcaattggggaaatcactgccctagacctttttaccattgaattatctttgtCTTAGCTTACTGTTGTTTTTAATAGTAGttgaagtagttaaacaaaaacccaatctttattgatcaaacatcttgcatctagagattgattgagttgataataacattgccgaagagtgtaatagataggttagttccctgaggattTGATTTCGGACttaaaaccggattatatttgcagcgaccactTTGTCCTTtaaaaggcatagttgggcgttatCAATAGCTcagaccatattttatcccaaattgtcaaactttcAGGAATTTTATTTTCtccgatttgcttaccctctctctTTCATGAATATTCTTATCACTTGTTTGGTAGCATAATAtttataattccaaaataatctcattctcgagctTACGTCAATTTATTTATGGAGTACTTTCATATACGAAAATGTGGGGTGTAACAAATGGTTTTGTCATTTGGCAAAAAACATGCTTACTGCCCTATCTGCTAAAAACAAGTTAGGTCTCATCACTGATAGGATATCCAAACCAAAATTTAACTCTCCTTATTATCATTTTTGGGAAAGGTGCAATGACATGATCATTGCATGGATAACAAACTCTTTGTCTAGGGATATAGCCAACAGTGTAATGTGTTTTGATACTGTTAAGGATATATGGACTGATATTAATGAAAGATTTGGTACTTCTAATGGTTCTAAGTACATTCAACTCCAAAGGGAAATTAGTCTTACCTCCCAAGGTCATTTAGATATTGCTACCTATTTTACTAAACAGAGAGGTCTTTGGGATGAGCTTAGCAGTGCTTATATTGGTCCTGTTTGTTCTTGTGGTGCTCTCCCCAAATTCATTGAAGAGCATAAATCTATCAATTCCTCAGTGGTCTGAATGagtcttattttattttcaaaagcaACATCCTTATGATGCCTTCCCTTCCTTCCCTGAGTAAGGCATACTCCATGCTACGATATGATGAGAAACAGAAAGAGACTTCTACTCCTGTCCCTGGTTTCTCCCATGATTCTGCCTCCTTTAATGCTTCAGCTAGTCATGTGAACACTTCTAGGGATTTTAATTAGAGGGTCCAATTTGATGCAAAGAGAGGTTCTAGTTCATCTTCCAATCTTTCATGCAGATATTGTAAGAAGCCTGGACACACCATTGATAAGTGATATAAGCTACATGGTTTCCCCTCAGATTTCAAGTCTACCAAGAATAGGAGGTATGCAGCTTGTGTTCAGTCTGATGAACATCTTCTGGACCCTGCGTTTACCAAATCAAATTCCTCTGTTGAGAGTGGACATGGACTTAGTAAAGAACAATACCAACATCTCATGACTCTGCTTCAACAAGTCCACATATCTCCTACTCTTTATTCTAAGAATGTTGTCACTGAAAATGCAGGATTTGCCAACTTTACAGGTGTGTACAGTCACCCTGAGGTGCATTCAGCTTCTTTTCATGCATGTGCAGTTTCTCACTTAGGCTTAAACCCTTGGATCATAGATTCTGGTTCCACCAACCACATAACCCTACATAAACACTTACTTTACAACCTTAAGCCTTTAGTAACACCTTTCCTAATTACTCTACCTAATGGATATAAAGGTCATATCTACTGGTTCTTTGATCCTCAGGGCAGATATGATTTTACATAATATCTTATTAGTTCCCTCATTCCATTTCAATTTGATCTCTGTGCATAAGTTACTTCTTCAATTCAAATGTCTTGCAATCTTCACTATTTTTAACTGTATTTTACAGGGCCTTTCTCTAAGGAGGCCTCTGAAAATTTGTAAGGCTGCAAATGGACTATAATTCCTGCATTCAGCTGATTctcact of the Nicotiana tabacum cultivar K326 chromosome 7, ASM71507v2, whole genome shotgun sequence genome contains:
- the LOC142162065 gene encoding uncharacterized protein LOC142162065, with product MLTALSAKNKLGLITDRISKPKFNSPYYHFWERCNDMIIAWITNSLSRDIANSVMCFDTVKDIWTDINERFGTSNGSKYIQLQREISLTSQGHLDIATYFTKQRGLWDELSSAYIGPVCSCGALPKFIEEHKSINSSVV